In Streptantibioticus cattleyicolor NRRL 8057 = DSM 46488, a genomic segment contains:
- a CDS encoding TadE family type IV pilus minor pilin, with product MRTSDRGRAGPRRPSPQRPGAGRADAGYVTAETAVVVPVLLLFTAMLLWGLTAAAAQIRCVDAARAGARAAARSEPPAEATGAAVAAAPPGAEVSVRRDGDLMRVRVTARSLGPGRLAGLLSLTVGAEAVAEAEDTVGAEDTAGAEGT from the coding sequence ATGCGCACTTCTGACCGGGGACGGGCCGGCCCGCGCCGCCCGTCCCCCCAGCGCCCGGGGGCCGGTCGCGCGGACGCCGGTTACGTCACCGCCGAGACGGCTGTCGTGGTGCCCGTGCTGCTGCTCTTCACCGCGATGCTGCTGTGGGGGCTGACGGCCGCGGCGGCGCAGATCCGGTGCGTGGACGCGGCCCGGGCCGGCGCCCGGGCGGCGGCCCGCTCGGAACCGCCGGCCGAGGCCACCGGAGCGGCCGTCGCGGCGGCACCGCCCGGCGCCGAGGTCTCGGTGCGGCGGGACGGTGACCTGATGCGGGTCCGGGTCACCGCGCGGTCGCTGGGGCCGGGGAGGCTGGCGGGGCTGCTGTCCCTCACCGTCGGCGCCGAAGCGGTGGCCGAGGCGGAGGACACGGTCGGGGCGGAGGACACCGCCGGGGCGGAGGGCACATGA
- a CDS encoding DUF4244 domain-containing protein, protein MNTATRLIRITVARTRRRFRAVRTAAGDAGMTTAEYAMGTFAAVGLAIVLYKVVTGGSIGAMIEGVIKKALDAHF, encoded by the coding sequence ATGAACACGGCAACGCGATTGATCCGGATCACCGTCGCACGGACCCGGCGCCGGTTCCGCGCGGTACGCACGGCGGCGGGCGACGCCGGTATGACCACCGCCGAGTACGCCATGGGCACCTTCGCGGCCGTCGGGCTCGCCATCGTGCTCTACAAGGTGGTCACCGGCGGCTCGATCGGCGCGATGATCGAGGGCGTCATCAAGAAGGCCCTCGATGCGCACTTCTGA
- a CDS encoding type II secretion system F family protein, whose translation MSAEVIHRLGIVALLGVAVAWPAVVVLGARRRRAARLRREALFGAGRPVPARRPRRSPWHAGPRWSDLRGLAVTVAVAIAVGLLVGGPAGLGAAVAAGFGVRRWQRRRTARADPETASIARQLPLAADLLAACLDAGAAPSAAAEAVGRTLDGPLGGALRQAAAELRLGGEPARCWARLAIAPGADRLADWMTRAATTGVPPVSAVARLAAESRAARTRAAGAAARKAAVVATAPLALCFLPAFLAVGVVPVVIGLARTLTHPG comes from the coding sequence ATGAGCGCGGAAGTTATCCACAGGCTGGGGATTGTCGCGCTGCTCGGCGTAGCGGTGGCGTGGCCGGCGGTCGTGGTCCTCGGCGCCCGGCGGCGGCGTGCCGCACGACTGCGCCGGGAAGCGCTGTTCGGGGCGGGCCGGCCGGTTCCGGCGCGCCGTCCGCGCCGCTCGCCGTGGCACGCGGGGCCGCGCTGGTCCGACCTGCGAGGGTTGGCCGTCACCGTGGCCGTGGCGATCGCGGTGGGCCTGCTCGTCGGCGGCCCGGCCGGTCTCGGGGCGGCGGTGGCGGCCGGGTTCGGCGTACGGCGTTGGCAGCGGCGCCGCACGGCACGCGCCGACCCCGAGACGGCGTCGATCGCCCGGCAACTGCCGCTCGCCGCCGACCTGTTGGCGGCCTGCCTGGACGCGGGCGCGGCACCCTCGGCGGCGGCCGAGGCGGTGGGGCGCACGCTGGACGGCCCGCTGGGCGGTGCGTTGCGGCAGGCAGCGGCGGAGTTGCGGCTCGGGGGCGAACCGGCGCGTTGCTGGGCGAGGTTGGCGATCGCCCCGGGCGCGGACCGGCTCGCCGACTGGATGACCCGCGCCGCGACGACCGGGGTGCCGCCCGTCTCGGCGGTCGCCCGGCTCGCCGCCGAGAGCCGTGCCGCCCGCACCAGGGCGGCCGGTGCCGCGGCCCGCAAGGCCGCGGTCGTCGCCACTGCCCCGTTGGCCCTGTGCTTCCTCCCCGCCTTCCTCGCCGTCGGCGTCGTCCCGGTGGTCATCGGGCTGGCCCGCACCCTCACGCACCCGGGCTGA
- a CDS encoding type II secretion system F family protein: protein MTATQGQIVAAWCAVVGAVAAVLSLRRQEETLRRARLLLAPGAVPPAGPSSPAAWVRDVLVRARARVERRYRVRLGHELWCLPAGLALGLAGRSPLPVVAAVFATPYVGRALRIRRRAAAMERRQRAVAELCATVAGDLRAGRPPDAALADAVERSRALGPAASGGWVTPLLAAARFGGDVAGALRTASRQPGAQGLAAVAACWEVAVDGGAGLADGLDRLAAALRAELDQHEDLRAQLAGPRATAVLLALLPALGLGLGWAMGADPFGVLLRTPPGLGCLAVGGALEWAGLAWTARIVRAAQDAAGVPGSGAA from the coding sequence ATGACGGCCACGCAGGGTCAGATCGTCGCCGCCTGGTGCGCGGTGGTGGGCGCGGTCGCGGCGGTGTTGTCGCTGCGGCGGCAGGAGGAGACGCTGCGGCGCGCCCGGCTGCTGCTCGCGCCGGGTGCCGTCCCGCCGGCCGGCCCTTCCTCACCGGCCGCCTGGGTCAGGGACGTTCTCGTCCGGGCCAGGGCGCGTGTCGAGCGGCGGTACCGGGTGCGGCTGGGCCACGAGTTGTGGTGTCTGCCCGCCGGGCTGGCGCTGGGTCTGGCGGGGCGGTCTCCGCTGCCGGTGGTGGCCGCGGTGTTCGCCACGCCGTACGTGGGGCGGGCGTTGCGGATCCGTCGGCGGGCGGCGGCCATGGAGCGGCGGCAGCGGGCGGTGGCCGAGCTGTGCGCCACGGTCGCCGGGGACCTGCGGGCCGGACGGCCGCCGGACGCGGCGCTGGCGGACGCGGTGGAGCGCTCCCGTGCCCTCGGCCCCGCCGCGTCCGGCGGCTGGGTCACCCCGCTGCTGGCAGCGGCCCGCTTCGGCGGTGACGTGGCGGGGGCGTTGCGCACGGCCTCCCGGCAGCCGGGTGCCCAGGGCCTCGCCGCCGTCGCCGCCTGCTGGGAGGTAGCGGTGGACGGCGGTGCCGGGCTCGCCGACGGACTCGACCGGCTGGCCGCCGCGCTCCGGGCGGAACTGGACCAACACGAGGACCTGCGCGCCCAGTTGGCCGGGCCGCGGGCGACCGCGGTGCTGCTCGCCCTGCTCCCCGCGCTGGGCCTCGGCCTCGGCTGGGCCATGGGCGCCGATCCGTTCGGGGTGCTGTTGCGGACCCCGCCGGGGCTCGGCTGCCTGGCCGTGGGCGGAGCGCTGGAGTGGGCCGGGCTGGCCTGGACGGCCCGGATCGTACGGGCGGCGCAGGACGCGGCGGGCGTTCCGGGGAGTGGGGCGGCATGA
- a CDS encoding TadA family conjugal transfer-associated ATPase: MTARQVRGRRPVAPDGLADGTALLEAVRLRLAESGHEPTPARVAAALRAQGRLLGDTAVLGVVGELRSEMVGAGPLEPLLALPGVTDVLVNGPDEVWIDRGGGLERTEVRFRDAAAVRRLAQRLATVAGRRLDDARPWVDARLPDGTRLHAVLPPVAVGAPCLSLRVVRARAFTLDELTDAGSLDAEAAALLRAVVDARLSFLISGGTGSGKTTLLSTLLGLVGPDERIVLAEDSAELRPAHPHVVRLETRPANQEGAGRVTLRDLVRQALRMRPDRLVVGEVRGPEVLDLLAALNTGHEGGCGTVHANAACDVPARLEALGSTAGLERAALHSQLAAALSVVVHLARDRSGRRGLAEIHVLRRDAQGLVATVPALVRDPGGGYRRRAGWPRFAALCERGAGA; this comes from the coding sequence GTGACCGCCCGCCAGGTACGCGGACGCCGGCCGGTGGCCCCCGACGGCCTCGCGGACGGCACGGCGCTGCTGGAGGCGGTACGGCTCAGGCTCGCCGAGTCCGGTCACGAACCCACCCCGGCCAGGGTCGCCGCCGCGCTGCGGGCGCAGGGACGGCTGCTCGGCGACACCGCGGTGCTGGGGGTTGTCGGCGAACTGCGCTCCGAGATGGTCGGCGCCGGTCCGCTGGAGCCGCTGCTCGCGCTGCCCGGGGTCACCGACGTCCTGGTCAACGGCCCGGACGAGGTCTGGATCGACCGCGGCGGCGGGCTGGAACGCACCGAGGTACGGTTCCGCGACGCGGCGGCGGTGCGGCGGCTCGCCCAGCGGCTGGCCACGGTCGCCGGACGGCGGCTCGACGACGCCCGCCCGTGGGTGGACGCCCGGCTGCCGGACGGCACCCGGCTCCACGCGGTGCTGCCGCCCGTCGCCGTCGGCGCGCCCTGCCTGTCACTGCGCGTCGTGCGCGCCCGCGCCTTCACCCTGGACGAGCTGACCGACGCGGGCAGTCTGGACGCCGAGGCCGCCGCGCTGCTGCGAGCCGTGGTGGACGCCCGGCTGTCCTTCCTGATCAGCGGCGGCACGGGCAGCGGCAAGACCACGCTGCTGTCCACTCTGCTCGGGCTGGTCGGGCCGGACGAACGCATCGTGCTCGCCGAGGACTCCGCCGAACTGCGCCCGGCCCACCCCCACGTCGTCCGCCTGGAGACCCGCCCGGCCAACCAGGAGGGCGCCGGCCGGGTGACCCTGCGTGACCTGGTCCGTCAGGCGCTGCGGATGCGCCCGGACCGGCTGGTCGTCGGCGAGGTGCGCGGCCCCGAGGTGCTCGACCTGCTGGCGGCGCTCAACACCGGTCACGAGGGCGGCTGCGGCACGGTGCACGCCAACGCCGCCTGTGACGTCCCGGCCCGGCTGGAGGCCCTCGGCTCGACCGCCGGGCTGGAACGGGCCGCGCTCCACAGCCAGCTCGCCGCCGCGCTGTCGGTCGTGGTCCACCTGGCCCGGGACCGTTCGGGCCGGCGCGGGCTCGCCGAGATCCATGTGCTCCGGCGCGACGCGCAGGGCCTGGTGGCCACCGTTCCTGCGCTCGTCCGCGACCCCGGCGGCGGCTACCGGCGCCGGGCGGGCTGGCCGCGTTTCGCCGCCCTGTGCGAGCGGGGGGCCGGGGCATGA
- the ssd gene encoding septum site-determining protein Ssd, whose translation MIVTEDEDLLDDLLRLCAAAGAEPEVSFGPPARPGSWSTAPLVLVGDDCAHRVRGVVRRPGVLLIGRDLDDQDVWRRAVDLGADHVLFLPDAEPWLVDRIADAAESVGEPALTIGVVGGRGGAGASTLACALAVTSARQGRRTMLIDGDPLGGGLDVLLGGERAGGLRWPDLAASEGRVSSGALEESLPKLHDLSVLSWDRGDSVVIGPEAMRSVLGAARRRGGVVVVDLPRRLDEGVVEALAQIDVGLLVVPAELRAVAAADRVASRIGMVLSDLRVVARGPFPPDLGDEEIARLLGLPLAGSLPREKGLREAVDGGEPPGGGGRGPLAAFCSAFLDGALAGRGSVTP comes from the coding sequence CTGATCGTCACCGAGGACGAGGACCTGCTCGACGATCTGCTGCGGCTGTGCGCGGCGGCCGGGGCCGAGCCCGAGGTGTCCTTCGGGCCGCCCGCCCGGCCGGGCAGCTGGTCGACGGCGCCGCTGGTCCTGGTCGGCGACGACTGCGCCCACCGGGTCCGCGGTGTGGTGCGCCGCCCCGGCGTGCTGCTCATCGGCCGCGACCTGGACGACCAGGACGTCTGGCGCCGCGCCGTCGACCTCGGCGCCGACCACGTTCTCTTCCTCCCCGACGCCGAACCCTGGCTGGTCGACCGGATCGCCGACGCCGCCGAGTCCGTCGGGGAGCCCGCGCTCACCATCGGCGTGGTCGGCGGCCGGGGCGGTGCCGGGGCCAGCACGCTGGCGTGCGCCCTCGCGGTGACCTCCGCCCGGCAGGGCCGGCGCACCATGCTCATCGACGGCGATCCGCTCGGCGGCGGCCTCGACGTGCTGCTCGGCGGCGAACGCGCGGGCGGTCTGCGCTGGCCCGACCTGGCCGCCTCCGAGGGCCGGGTGAGCAGCGGCGCCCTGGAGGAGTCGCTGCCCAAGCTGCACGACCTGAGCGTGCTCAGCTGGGACCGCGGCGATTCGGTGGTCATCGGCCCGGAGGCGATGCGCTCGGTCCTCGGTGCCGCCCGGCGGCGCGGCGGGGTGGTCGTCGTCGACCTGCCACGCCGGCTCGACGAGGGCGTGGTGGAGGCGCTCGCCCAGATCGACGTGGGGCTGCTCGTCGTCCCGGCGGAGCTGCGCGCGGTGGCCGCCGCCGACCGGGTGGCGTCCCGGATCGGCATGGTCCTGTCCGATCTGCGTGTCGTGGCCCGTGGGCCGTTCCCGCCCGACCTCGGCGACGAGGAGATCGCCCGGCTGCTCGGCCTGCCGCTGGCTGGTTCGCTGCCCCGGGAGAAGGGGCTGCGGGAGGCGGTGGACGGCGGTGAGCCGCCGGGCGGTGGTGGACGCGGTCCGCTCGCCGCCTTCTGCTCCGCCTTCCTCGACGGCGCCCTGGCCGGCCGCGGGAGCGTGACCCCGTGA
- a CDS encoding HAD family hydrolase yields MLVTVENHSLPRTAAFFDLDKTVIAKSSTLAFSKSFYHGGLINRRAVLRTAYAQFVYLLGGADHDQMERMREYLSALCRGWNVQQVREIVAETLHDLIDPLIYDEAASLIERHHAAGRDVVIVSTSGAEVVEPIGAMLGADHVVATRMVVEDGRYTGEVEYYAYGDTKAQAVAELAASEGYDLSRCYAYSDSATDVPMLEAVGHAYAVNPDRALRREAVTRGWPVLTFNRPVRLRQRIPSMPSRPVLAAFAAVGTAVLTAGLVWYVSRRRRPFAGALTTAARRSPSAPR; encoded by the coding sequence ATGCTCGTCACCGTGGAAAACCACTCCTTGCCGCGCACCGCCGCCTTCTTCGATCTCGACAAGACGGTCATCGCGAAGTCGAGCACGCTGGCCTTCAGCAAGTCCTTCTACCACGGTGGCCTGATCAACCGCCGGGCCGTGCTGCGTACCGCATATGCGCAGTTCGTCTACCTGCTCGGCGGCGCCGACCACGATCAGATGGAGCGGATGCGCGAGTACCTGTCGGCGCTGTGCCGGGGCTGGAACGTGCAACAGGTGCGGGAAATCGTGGCGGAGACACTGCACGATCTCATCGACCCGCTCATCTACGACGAGGCGGCGTCGCTGATCGAGCGGCACCACGCGGCCGGGCGGGACGTGGTGATCGTCAGCACCTCGGGTGCCGAGGTGGTCGAGCCGATCGGGGCGATGCTCGGCGCCGACCACGTGGTGGCCACCCGCATGGTGGTGGAGGACGGCCGCTACACCGGCGAGGTGGAGTACTACGCGTACGGCGATACCAAGGCCCAGGCGGTGGCCGAGCTCGCCGCCTCCGAGGGGTACGACCTGAGCCGCTGCTACGCGTACAGCGACTCCGCCACCGACGTGCCGATGCTGGAGGCGGTCGGCCACGCCTACGCGGTCAACCCCGACCGGGCGCTGCGTCGCGAGGCGGTCACCCGGGGCTGGCCCGTGCTCACCTTCAACCGGCCGGTGCGGCTGCGGCAGCGCATCCCGTCCATGCCCAGCCGCCCGGTGCTGGCGGCGTTCGCCGCGGTGGGCACGGCGGTGCTGACGGCCGGGCTGGTCTGGTACGTCTCCCGCCGCCGGCGCCCGTTCGCGGGGGCGCTGACGACGGCCGCGCGCCGGTCCCCGTCGGCGCCGCGCTGA
- a CDS encoding Fic family protein: MGNNADPLAVLGSLPGVPDAVETVRRAVDQVYGHRVMRRRSNEVASEAALRGARGSAALAGADWALEEVRRRSDFSADPEARTVGAALRLTAEAGQLLSVWRQSPVQVLARLHLVAAGVDAAAPGAPDAAGAGAAADRVGRPRLAGETVDEDPLIALALPDADEVAGRLDGLAGLLLAGTEAPALVVAAVVHGELLALRPFGSYNGPVARAAQRIVLVGSGLDPKSICPAEVGHAELGRAEYAKALEGYVSGTPDGMARWIGHCAEAVALGARESTAVCEALQRGAA; the protein is encoded by the coding sequence ATGGGTAACAATGCCGATCCGCTCGCCGTGCTGGGCTCGCTGCCCGGGGTGCCCGACGCCGTGGAGACGGTGCGCCGGGCCGTGGACCAGGTGTACGGCCACCGGGTGATGCGCCGTCGCTCCAACGAGGTGGCCTCGGAGGCGGCGCTGCGCGGTGCCCGCGGTTCCGCCGCGCTCGCCGGTGCCGACTGGGCGCTGGAGGAGGTACGGCGGCGCAGCGACTTCAGCGCCGACCCCGAGGCGCGGACGGTCGGCGCCGCGCTGCGGCTGACGGCCGAGGCGGGTCAACTGCTCAGCGTCTGGCGGCAGTCACCGGTGCAGGTGCTGGCCCGGCTCCACCTGGTGGCGGCCGGGGTGGACGCGGCGGCACCGGGGGCCCCGGACGCGGCGGGCGCCGGTGCGGCGGCGGACCGGGTCGGGCGCCCCCGGCTCGCCGGTGAGACGGTGGACGAGGACCCGTTGATCGCGCTGGCGTTGCCGGACGCGGACGAGGTGGCCGGCCGCCTCGACGGGCTCGCCGGACTCCTGCTGGCCGGGACGGAGGCCCCCGCCCTCGTGGTGGCCGCCGTGGTCCACGGTGAGCTGCTGGCGCTGCGCCCGTTCGGCTCCTACAACGGTCCGGTGGCCCGCGCGGCCCAGCGGATCGTCCTGGTCGGCAGCGGTCTCGACCCCAAGTCCATCTGCCCCGCCGAGGTCGGCCACGCCGAACTGGGCCGGGCCGAGTACGCCAAGGCCCTGGAGGGCTACGTCTCCGGCACCCCCGACGGCATGGCCCGCTGGATCGGTCACTGCGCCGAGGCCGTCGCCCTCGGCGCCCGGGAGAGCACGGCCGTCTGCGAGGCGCTCCAGCGCGGCGCGGCCTGA
- a CDS encoding ATP-binding protein, producing the protein MKIAFVGKGGSGKTTLSSLFIRHLAAAHRPVVAVDADINQHLGPALGLDEREAAALPAMGAHLPEIKEYLRGANPRIASAGTMIKTTPPGRGSRLLRVTEENPVYAACARTVELDGGPVRLMVTGPFNESDLGVACYHSKVGAVELCLNHLVDGRDEYVVVDMTAGSDSFASGMFTRFDMTFLVAEPTRKGVAVYRQYKEYARDFDVALRVIGNKVQGPDDLAFLRDEVGDDLLVTVGHSEWVRAMEKGRPQPFDHLAEADRRALRTLHDAVDARYERRDWARYTRQMVHFHLRNAEMWGNARTGTDLAAQVDPEFVLDEALAAAQAS; encoded by the coding sequence ATGAAGATCGCATTCGTCGGCAAGGGGGGCAGCGGCAAGACCACGCTCTCGTCGCTGTTCATCCGCCACCTCGCAGCCGCTCACCGTCCGGTCGTCGCCGTGGACGCCGACATCAACCAGCACCTCGGGCCGGCCCTCGGCCTCGACGAGCGGGAGGCCGCGGCGCTGCCCGCGATGGGTGCGCATCTGCCGGAGATCAAGGAGTACCTGCGCGGCGCCAACCCGCGGATCGCCTCCGCCGGGACGATGATCAAGACGACCCCGCCCGGCCGCGGCTCCCGCCTGCTGCGGGTCACCGAGGAGAACCCGGTCTACGCCGCCTGCGCGCGCACCGTCGAGCTGGACGGTGGCCCGGTACGGCTGATGGTGACCGGGCCGTTCAACGAGTCGGACCTGGGCGTGGCCTGCTACCACTCCAAGGTCGGCGCGGTGGAGCTGTGCCTGAACCACCTGGTGGACGGCCGGGACGAGTACGTGGTGGTCGACATGACGGCCGGCAGCGACTCGTTCGCCTCGGGGATGTTCACCCGCTTCGACATGACGTTCCTGGTGGCCGAGCCGACCCGCAAGGGGGTGGCCGTGTACCGCCAGTACAAGGAGTACGCCCGGGACTTCGACGTGGCGCTGCGGGTGATCGGCAACAAGGTGCAGGGCCCGGACGACCTGGCGTTCCTGCGGGACGAGGTGGGTGACGACCTGTTGGTGACGGTGGGTCACTCCGAGTGGGTGCGGGCGATGGAGAAGGGGCGCCCGCAGCCGTTCGACCACCTGGCGGAGGCCGACCGGCGGGCGCTGCGGACGCTGCACGACGCGGTGGACGCCCGCTACGAGCGGCGCGACTGGGCCCGTTACACGCGCCAGATGGTCCACTTCCACCTGCGCAACGCGGAGATGTGGGGGAACGCGCGGACCGGCACCGACCTCGCCGCCCAGGTCGACCCGGAGTTCGTGCTCGACGAGGCGCTCGCCGCGGCCCAGGCTTCCTGA
- the acs gene encoding acetate--CoA ligase, with the protein MSSNESLANLLREERRFAPPAELAATANVTGDAYEKAAGDRLGFWAEQARRLDWAVEPTETLDWSNPPFAKWFADGRLNVAYNCVDRHVEAGRGDRVALHFEGEPGDSRSITYAELQEEVARAANALTELGVEAGDRVAIYLPMIPEAAVAMLACARIGAPHSVVFGGFSADALATRIQDADAKVVITADGGWRRGKPGALKPAVDEALTRPGTEGVRHVLVVRRTAQEVEWTEGRDLWWHEVTGRQSATHTAQPFPAEHPLFILYTSGTTGKPKGILHTSGGYLTQAAYTHHAVFDLKPESDVYWCTADIGWVTGHSYIVYGPLANGATQVMYEGTPDTPHQGRFWEIVQKYGVTILYTAPTAIRTFMKWGDEIPARYDLSSLRVLGSVGEPINPEAWVWYREKIGAGRTPVVDTWWQTETGSVMISPLPGVTETKPGSAQRALPGISATVVDDNGAEVPNGSGGYLVVTEPWPSMLRTIWGDEQRYLDTYWSRFARRATDADGGETRVPLYFAGDGAKKDEDGDIWLLGRVDDVMLVSGHNISTTEVESALVSHPKVAEAAVVGATDATTGQAICAFVILRGAAADEGDALVAELRDHVGRTLGPIAKPKRIMTVAELPKTRSGKIMRRLLRDVAENRALGDVTTLTDSTVMELIQAKLPSAPSED; encoded by the coding sequence GTGAGCAGCAACGAGAGCCTGGCCAATCTGTTGCGGGAGGAGCGGCGCTTCGCGCCCCCGGCGGAGCTGGCCGCGACCGCCAACGTGACCGGCGACGCCTATGAGAAGGCCGCCGGCGACCGGCTGGGCTTCTGGGCCGAGCAGGCCCGCCGCCTGGACTGGGCGGTCGAGCCGACCGAGACCCTGGACTGGTCCAACCCGCCGTTCGCCAAGTGGTTCGCGGACGGCCGGCTCAACGTGGCCTACAACTGCGTGGACCGGCACGTCGAGGCGGGCCGCGGGGACCGGGTCGCCCTGCACTTCGAGGGCGAGCCGGGCGACAGCCGCTCGATCACCTACGCCGAGCTCCAGGAGGAGGTCGCCAGGGCGGCCAACGCGCTGACCGAGCTGGGGGTCGAGGCGGGCGACCGGGTCGCCATCTACCTGCCGATGATCCCGGAGGCGGCGGTGGCCATGCTGGCCTGCGCCCGGATCGGGGCGCCGCACTCGGTGGTCTTCGGCGGCTTCTCCGCCGACGCGCTGGCCACCCGGATCCAGGACGCCGACGCCAAGGTGGTCATCACCGCCGACGGAGGCTGGCGGCGCGGCAAGCCCGGGGCGCTCAAGCCCGCCGTGGACGAGGCGCTGACCCGGCCCGGCACCGAGGGCGTCCGCCATGTTCTCGTGGTCCGCCGTACCGCGCAGGAGGTCGAGTGGACCGAGGGGCGCGACCTGTGGTGGCACGAGGTGACGGGACGTCAGTCCGCCACGCACACCGCGCAGCCGTTCCCGGCCGAGCACCCGCTGTTCATCCTGTACACCTCGGGCACCACGGGTAAGCCCAAGGGCATCCTGCACACCTCCGGCGGCTACCTCACCCAGGCGGCCTACACCCACCACGCCGTCTTCGACCTCAAGCCGGAGTCGGACGTCTACTGGTGCACCGCGGACATCGGCTGGGTCACCGGCCACTCCTACATCGTCTACGGACCGCTGGCCAACGGCGCCACCCAGGTGATGTACGAGGGCACCCCGGACACCCCGCACCAGGGCCGGTTCTGGGAGATCGTGCAGAAGTACGGGGTCACCATCCTGTACACCGCGCCCACCGCGATCCGGACGTTCATGAAGTGGGGCGACGAGATCCCGGCCCGCTACGACCTGTCCTCGCTGCGGGTCCTCGGGTCGGTCGGCGAGCCGATCAACCCGGAGGCGTGGGTCTGGTACCGGGAGAAGATCGGGGCCGGCCGGACGCCGGTCGTGGACACCTGGTGGCAGACGGAGACCGGCTCCGTCATGATCAGCCCGCTGCCCGGGGTCACCGAGACCAAGCCCGGCTCCGCCCAGCGCGCGCTGCCCGGCATCAGCGCCACCGTGGTGGACGACAACGGCGCCGAGGTGCCCAACGGTTCCGGCGGCTACCTGGTGGTCACCGAGCCGTGGCCGTCGATGCTGCGCACCATCTGGGGCGACGAGCAGCGCTACCTGGACACCTACTGGTCCCGTTTCGCGCGCCGGGCCACCGACGCGGACGGCGGCGAGACCCGCGTCCCGCTCTACTTCGCCGGGGACGGCGCCAAGAAGGACGAGGACGGGGACATCTGGCTGCTCGGCCGGGTGGACGACGTCATGCTGGTCTCCGGCCACAACATCTCCACCACCGAGGTGGAATCGGCCCTGGTCTCGCACCCCAAGGTGGCCGAGGCCGCGGTGGTCGGCGCCACCGACGCCACCACCGGCCAGGCCATCTGCGCCTTCGTCATCCTGCGGGGCGCCGCCGCCGACGAGGGCGACGCGCTCGTGGCCGAACTGCGCGACCACGTCGGCCGCACCCTCGGCCCGATCGCCAAGCCCAAGCGCATCATGACCGTCGCGGAGCTGCCCAAGACCCGCTCCGGCAAGATCATGCGCCGGCTGCTGCGGGACGTGGCGGAGAACCGCGCCCTCGGCGACGTCACCACCCTCACCGACTCCACCGTCATGGAGCTGATCCAGGCCAAGCTGCCCAGCGCGCCCAGCGAGGACTGA